One window of Nicotiana tomentosiformis chromosome 11, ASM39032v3, whole genome shotgun sequence genomic DNA carries:
- the LOC104099113 gene encoding F-box protein PP2-B11-like, producing the protein MELEHAIAGRDGIDHMIVRGEHGIGIARQNIEGLVVGDNVEMDHMELGLPVPFRKTSYAVYLVFKLTDNPCELERATASLRFVNEGAEGAGIEGTTVFISKKKELPGELGRFPHLRSDGWLEIKLGEFFNNLGEDGEVEMRLMEINDKTWKSGIIVKGFDIRPN; encoded by the exons ATGGAGTTGGAGCATGCCATTGCGGGTAGGGATGGGATTGATCATATGATTGTGCgtggtgaacatggtattgggATAGCCCGACAGAATATCGAGGGTCTTGTGGTGGGAGATAATGTTGAGATGGATCatatggagcttgg gctTCCGGTGCCATTTCGAAAGACTAGTTATGCTGTATATTTAGTGTTCAAGTTAACAGATAACCCTTGTGAACTTGAACGAGCCACAGCATCGCTAAGATTTGTGAACGAAGGGGCGGAGGGCGCTGGCATTGAGGGTACCACTGTTTTCATCTCGAAGAAAAAGGAATTACCAGGAGAACTTGGCCGGTTCCCACATCTCCGAAGTGATGGCTGGTTAGAAATCAAGCTTGGTGAGTTTTTCAACAACTTAGGAGAGGATGGTGAAGTCGAAATGAGGTTGATGGAAATCAATGACAAAACTTGGAAATCTGGCATCATTGTTAAGGGCTTCGACATTCGTCCAAACTAA